The genomic stretch CGTAGGCCTTGGAGTTTTCCTTCATGCCCTTGAGCCAGGCGCTGGTGGCGTCCTCGCCCTCGAGCTCCAGCATGGCGGAGACGATGGCCTGGAAGTCGGCGCCCGACGGCGATGCGGCCCAGCGGCCCTTCCAGTCCGGGTTCTGCAGGTCCATGAGGGACTTCGGCAACTGGTCTTCCTTCAGCTTCGTCTTGTCGTAGGCGAAGACGGTGCTGCGGGCGGCGATGCCGGTCCACTTGTTGGTGGAGGGGCGGTACTCGGCCGGAACCTGCTCCTGGATCTTCTTGCTGGTGTCGGCGAAGAGGCCGGCGTTCTCCACCTGCGTCATTGCAGGCGAGTTTTCCGTCAGGAAGACGTCAGCCGGGGACTTGTCGCCCTCGGCGATGATCTGGTTGCTCAGCTCCAGGTCGCTGCCCTGGCGGAGGGTGACCTTGATGCCGGTCTCCTTGGTGAACTCGTCCACCCAGGCCTGCGTCAGCGATTCGTGCTGCGCGTTGTAGACCGTGATGCCCTGCTCCGAGCCGGCGGCGCTGCTGCCGGCCGGCGCGGGGGATCCGCCACAGGCGGCCAGGGCCAGGACGGAGGCGCCGGCCAGGGCGGCCAGCGAGGTCTTGCTAAAGGTCTTCTTGGT from Arthrobacter stackebrandtii encodes the following:
- a CDS encoding iron ABC transporter substrate-binding protein yields the protein MSTWFTKKTFSKTSLAALAGASVLALAACGGSPAPAGSSAAGSEQGITVYNAQHESLTQAWVDEFTKETGIKVTLRQGSDLELSNQIIAEGDKSPADVFLTENSPAMTQVENAGLFADTSKKIQEQVPAEYRPSTNKWTGIAARSTVFAYDKTKLKEDQLPKSLMDLQNPDWKGRWAASPSGADFQAIVSAMLELEGEDATSAWLKGMKENSKAYEGNSTAMKAVNAGEVEGAVIYHYYWFGDQAKTGENSKNVALHYFKNQDPGAFVSISGGGVLASSKHQDNAQKFLEFVTGKAGQTVLQTGGSFEYPVGSDVAANDQLVPLKDLDAPKVDPATLNSAKVTDLMTQAGLL